The window GCCAACTTATGATACAATGAACAGTCTATTGAATTGGGATCAGCCCTTGGAGCTTTCTAGAAGGGCAAGATCAACACCAGCCATGTTGCCTCTTCTGTTGTTGTCCGAGTTGACAAGCCATGATACACAAATGATATGCATATAGGCATGAAACTCAAAatagttcaattttaataaGTTCCATGAAAGTCAGAACTCATGTCTACTTGACTCGACTAGAGCTTCCCCTATGTTTTAagcaacaaaatcaaaataacaagaCAATAGTCCtgccttttttgaaaaagattaaaaGGACACCTTGCTCGCAGTCCTGTATGCAGCAGCACTCCCTTCATAATCTTTGAGTTCAAATTTGACGTCCCCAAGTAAACGGAAAGCATCAGGATCATTAGATTTCTCCTGCAGAGATGTTGGAGCCTAAGATGCTTGCTAAATAGTGCACGTTATACTAAGAATCATGTTGGCCTAACGACAAACCTTAGTCAACTCCTCGAGCCGAGCAGCTGCCTTAGTATACTCCCCTAGTTCTGCTAATGTTACTGCAGCTCCCTATAGACATAAAAGAAACTGATGCAGCAGAGATGATGAAGCAATTTTAATAAACGCATATTAGATGCACATACTAAAAGGCAAACCTGCATacacagagaaaagaaagacaattgGCACAGCTATCTATCCACTTATGGTGTATCTCATTGTTCAGGTGCCCTGGTATATGGCATATAGATATATGTTGAAGTTTATAGAATGACCACCTTTGAATATTATATACATGCTTCAACCTGAGAGTGTTTCAACCAGTATGCAAGCTGAAAGTTCATAATTCTTACTCAATAAATGGGCACCTTTCAAGGTCACCTATTGTCATATATAGGAATAGCACAGATCCTCTCTTCTTTGTAAAGTTAAAAGTCAAAGCCATGCATAGCAGATATAAACTTATGAGTCTATATCTGGTATAGAGAGCAAAACGCAAATAGAGAGCTGATATTAGACTCATTACTTACTTCAAGCACTGTGGTATCTCTTGGGGAAGCAGTAAGTGTGGCTTCAAACTCTTGCAGCCTTTTCTGTAACAGATCTcaatagaagaaaagaatttgagTATTAACTATGACTGAATAATTATGCACTCTCTTGGGTCATTCAATGTAAAGCTCAAGAGAAAGGGCAACAGTATCTGTCATCCTACCGGATTAATACTTGTAAATGTGAGATGACCAAGAGCTCAGATTCGAAAGGATTTTGAATAACATGTGTCATGCAActcacaaaaaatttaattacCTCAGCTCTAAGTGTAGGAAAACAAAATATCATTCAACTCTATTCATTTACACTTCATCTCCCTCATATACTTCTTCTCAAGAGAACAATTCAATCACAACACTGAAATATGTGCAGTGAAGATTACTTTCAGCAAGTAAATAGTGGTATGCAAGGATTTCATTGCTTTTGAAGTCAAAGTCTGTTGAAAATGTGAACTTTCCTCAAGAccaaaaattggcttatttcatGCAGAAAATAATACTTTCAGTGAAAACATCAAGCCAGCTCATTCTCAAGCACCTGAAGAgtagctttctcttcttctgaGAGCTTCTTGTTGGCCACCACTGCTTCTTCAGAGGGACTATCACTGGAATATAAAGGTTTCAAAAGATCAATAACTCCAACCATAATGGTGTGCAGACTGCAGATCAACCCTTTAGAAAGAGGTTTTAAGAGACGCTAAGGGCACATAACTACCAATGGTCCTTGTTGGCTAGCTAATCCATAGCTGGTTTGGTTTAATGAgtttcctccatttcttttgCCATGCTGCTAAAAGTTCATTGTGTAGGATATAGACAGATTATTTCTGTGGTTACTTCTCAGTCTATATTCCAAATAACTAAAAAGAAAACCTTGAATAATTCTCACCATTagcaatttttatttgctttcggCCATTCAACTTTTATTAGTTTCACTAAAATTAGTCACATGGTATATGAGAAATGATTTTAGGGGAAATGAAAAACTAAGTCTAGCTTTCTGTAATTAAACTCTCACACTCACTCACAATGTGATGCGGTGCAAGAGAAGGCCTAAGCCAAGCTAATGCATAATAGCCAGAAATGAGTAGATAGCCATCACTAATGTCAAAAGTTTGTTAGTGACAATGAGGAGCTTAAGAGCACCTTGAGTCACAAGAAAGCCCACAAAAAGAACAAGCATGCGAACTGAGTGGAAGAACAGGAGGAAGATCTAGATGGATAGTTTATTATAGAGTAATAGTTCAAGAAAACCCACAAGGAAGATAAGAGCATGAGTAGAAATTAGTGAACAGAATCTTTGCCAACAATCAAAGTCTATAATACTAAGAAATCCCACAAATGTGCATTTGCACAGGGAAACCACACAATCTTTTAGCGTTTGCTGAGTGCAGACACACATGAGCCTGTCTTAAGTCAAGAAGTCTCATCCAAACAGAAGTGACACTGGAAAAGGGATCAACACGCCCACAAGTTCAAAGATGCAGAAAAGGCCTTCATTAAAGCGTACCTTCCGGAGGGAAGAAAATCTCCAAGAgcaaaaaccaaaccaaagaTGACAACTGCTAGTCCAACTCCAATCTATTTgacattaaaattcaaatcagaGGTTTAGGATCAGCTGACCACAATTCCAAAATGTGAACTTCTAAATTCAACATGTGATCACAATGATACCTTTGTACCAAGTCCAATGGTTTTATCATCTGTCTCAACCGGTGCATCATAGTCAATAGCTCCAAATCCTTTCATTTCATCTACTTTTTTCTGCTCAATTGCTGACCTGAAGAGGAAGGATGCTTAGTTTGCTGTAAGAACCTAATCTCTTCCACacgaagaaaaggaaggagaaaattgagaaggaacggagaaaatgttttcctggaGACAATTATCAATTGAAAGATAAGTGTCCAATTCAACCATTTTGGAGAGCTCAGTCAATATGTCACAACATGTAAACTAGAGATTGTGACCACACAGAATAATATGCCTGTTCTGGACTCTGAACGGCGCTTCTCTAGCAAGTCCAAGTGACAAGAATGACTTAAAAGCTAGATGTCTATACGGTTCAGTTGCTGCAGACAGTGAATGTCCCAATGATGCAGGCAGCATCTTGGACACACCTCAATCTTCAGATAGTGTCTCACATAGTGACGCATGTCATGAAGCAAGGTGTTATATGGTGAGGCCGCACCTTCTAACTGCTTTCAGCCGTTCCTCAAAGTCAAGGTCGGTAGAAGTACTTTTTCTATAGTTCCCATCAAACCTGGAACTTACACCAGGTGCCTCTACAAGAAAAGTTCCGCATAAGAGAAATGATGCACAATCAAAGACAGAAATATTTCCTACCTATGTCATGTAAAtacaagcaaaaagaagaaaaaaataactccAAAGAATACAACACAAATGGGCCTTCAGCTGGAGatgaagaaaacaaatgaaatcaaaatgaaTTGTGCCTTGAAATGCATTACCTAAGAACTCAACAGAGAAGAAACGAAAGACAAAAAGACAATGTGGTTTCACGAACATCCATTTTAAACATGGTGAACCATGAGCGACACATAGGCATTGACATAACACCAGCAAATACTCAAAGACACACAAGCTGAGACTTCACTAGTGCAGCAGGTGATGCTACCccacttaaataaaaaaaaaagaaaaaaaaagggaacaagGGATGAACGTTCTTTCAAAACAGAAAAAGCTATATCCAGGTGGAGCACTCATTCTATTCGACAGTTGGTCCTAAAATTTTGATCCTACAACCATTTTGTACTCGTAATTTTATGGGGGCACCATTGAGCAGGAAAATCAAATCTAAGAATCTGGGAGTATCATTTGGAAGCTTCGGTTTTGCCAAGCAGAAGAAAAAAGCACAACATCCATATATGGCTGGCCACGAAAACGAGAGAGATTCATGGACTCACGACTCGGTAGACGACCAGGCTGATCGAGCGTGGATTTCCTGCACCGAGCAAAGACATGAGATCAGCGAAACCGACGCGGGGAAACAGCCTGCCAGGACGGAACAATTCACCTAGGAGATAGCAAACGAAACAAaagcaaacaagaaaaagaacggGCTTTAAAATGAAGTAGCCGGAATTGCGCTTAAAAACTGCAGAGCCAGAAAATGGGAGTGCAGGCGATCTTGGGTATACCTCTTTTGGGAGGAGGGATCGCCGTCCTTGGAGATTTTGTTGGTCTGACAATTTGAGAAAAAAGCAAAGTTCACTCCCTGACTCAGAACTCGTCATGGAGAAGCACGTGCAGAAGAAcaggaagagggagagaaggtGGCGTACCTTCTTGGTCCCAAAGCCACGCCTCGGGTTGGATTCGGAGGAGGAGCATGTTATCCGTCGGAGGCCGAATGGGTTGAAGTTCCGGCAGACAGTGGCGGAGTGGGGGGTGGCCGCGAGAGACATAATCCGAAGGACCCGCCTCTTCGTCGCTGCGCCGGAGCTCTGGGGATCATCGAAGCATCGTCACTTCAAAAGATGGCACGAAACTACGGTGGTCTTGCTCCGAAAAGGGCGACGAAAGAAAATTAGCAACAGTTGCTATCATATCGCCGTCGGCGCCGTTTCAGTTCGCGCTCGCCTTTACCTGTATGGCTTTCGAGCGAGCTGCTCGCTGCTCATCTCCTGACAGGACCCTCCTAACCATTGGCCAAAACCATATCTAAATCCTTCGCCTGCCACGTCAGTCGTCGACGTGGCCGGGGCAGCACCTACACTACGCTTGGCTGGAGGATGGAAGAGGGAGCTGAGATTGACTTAAGCAATGGCCAGAATTACTCTTCCCCCATTAGTTCATTTAAGCCCATAGAATGAATTGCAAAGGGGGAAATGTGAACAAAAAAATGGTCACGCTCGACGGGCATGGCAATCCAATGGCGTTCTTTCAGCAAATCGATCTTCGAAACCAAATCTCGAATAAAAAGTTCTAACCTTTCCCTTCTCGAGAATGCGCCAATAATAATGTGGAGCGAGTCATTACATCATCTACAACATCGGCACGGAGACATGAATCGTCTTTGCTGGAATTCTTATTGACGTCATAAACTCTTGTTACTATTTGCACTTCTGATAAAGTGAAATCTCTCTGTAGCACGAAAAATGTACCATTTCCTTGAGGGGACAAAGAAACCGCCCAATCTCGGTCCATATTATATAacctttttttaacaaaaaaaaaaaagaaaaatcttttcagAGCCGATTACATTTCCGTGTTGCTTAAAgattttttattcccagaatTCGGAATGTTATTAGAACTCAACGGACCAATATCAGTGATAATAAAAGTCAAGAGTTGGAACCCGAGGGCGCCTCTTTAATCTTAAAGTTCAGGTCTTTAGTAGGAGTAACAACGTCGGATATCGCCGTGCTCCCTTGTTATCCACCACAGGACGATGCGACAACGAAGGGGCGACGGGTACATGGCGGCTGGCGACGATGACCCACGGACTGCTCCTCCTCTGTTTTCAAATACGgaattggaaaaagagaaacCCAACAACAAATCAAGATAGTCCCGAGTTCGAATTGGATTGATGGGCAATGGCGGAAAGCAACAAAGGATCAGTCTactactgctgctgctgctccagTTTGGCTTTCATTGGTGACGGTGAGGATCCGTGACGGAGGTCCAAATCTGAGAGAGGGAGCGCAGCACGTGGGGAAAGAGGCTCCCCATCCCGTTGAGGGCGGCCCCGGAAGCCACCCCGATGGCGAACGCCCCCGCGTACCCGGGCTTGGAGTCCACCTTCATCTCCAGCACGGCGAGCCGGCCGTTGACGGCGTCCAGCCTCCGGGGGGGTTGGTCGGGCGGGGCCTTGTTGTCGGCCCTGGGGCCCCGGGAGGAGGAGACGACGCGGAAGAGCAACTTCTGGAGGTCGTCAATGGCCTTGAGGGAGGCCTGGCGGGAGTCCAGTCCCTGAGACTCGTAGTGGGAGAGGAGATCCTGAGGGGAGGGCATCTTGGGCATCTTGGGCATCTTCTTCATCTGACCGGGGGCCTCCGCCTTCGTCTTCTCCTGCCCTGGGAGTGCGCCCATGGGGTTCCCCGGCTTCTgcatcctcctcttccttcacacaaagagagagagagagagagagagttggggAGTGAAGTTTTGGGGGGGGcttttttggacaaaaccctAGAGTGTGGAGCTGCAAGCCGGCAACGCCGCTCGCTGGTGCTGCAGGATGGGCTTGTCTCCTCAGAGAGGGAAAGGGATAAGGAGGAGAAGAAACCGGGACCTGGAAAAAGACCAAAAGTGGGATCGGCGAAGCTACTCTTCCGTTCTTTCTGCTTTTCAAGTTCGCTCCAACTCCGACTTGGCGAAATCAATGTGGGTTTTAGaccttgggcttgggcttgggcccaaAGTAGCTGATCTCcgctatttctttttcttttgggtggaTTTCCTCGAATGTCGAGAGGTTATTGCTCGAGGGGATGTTGACGTTTTTCTCTTGATCGCGGCACATTGTCTGCCTTCCCCAGATTCGCGAAATGACCACAAATACCTCTTATAAATCACATCACAAGGAATGACATGATCAGTCGTCGATCTTCTCTTGATGCCACCTCGCCTTATCTTTCCTTCTTTAACGAACTTGTTATCAATGTTTTTGACTTCCTTCAGAAGAGTCAGCCATGAGTCATGGGTGCTGCTGATGAAAGGCCCATTTAATTTGTGAGCGTCGGTCATACAGAACCTAATTTTAGCGCTCTGCAATTGAAATCCAATGGTACTCATAAAAACTCTTCGAGACGTGCGCACCTACTTTTTGTTTTAGCGCGCTTCGGTGAAGCCTAAATCAACTTTCTTGCGATTCAACAAGTCCATCTCTTTTGGTAATTTAAAGAGGGCACGCGCTTTCATTGATTCGATACATTCGAGATTCACTCCTTGAATACTCGTGTTAAAGAGTTGGAACtcaaaaatgatgaaaaagattAGCAAAATTCCTAGTAGTCTGACTGCACGAAGAACAGAACCAACACCATTCCAAAGAAAGCTACCTAATCTCAATGAAGCAGTATTTCATGACAGCAGAGAATTACAAAACTGCGCATCCACGCCCAACCAAGCCCCCCCTACTGAGCTGCCACAACTCACGGCACTAGAGTAGCCTTCGTTCCTAACTTAAAAGCCCCCAACAGATTTTCTGCTACACCAGGTGTACTAGAATGAATAGCAACTTAAACGTCTCTTTTATTCAAACAAAGATGTTAGTATGACATTCAATTCGACACCCTGGGGATATACATCAAATCAAAAACTCCTATCTAATGCATTTGGCAAAGTATACTACTCAGATGAAGATGGGTGCCGGCTTGGATTCACTATTGAAAATCCCGGTATATATGGACAAACTCTCACAGAAACACAGGAGCCATGACAAGTGTTATAGTTGCAAGCATCTTTATCAGCACATGCAAGGATGGTCCAGCCGTGTCCTTGAAGGGGTCACCCACACTGCATCCGACAGACCAAAATCAGTAAGCAATTAGGTTATTGCTGTTCATGTGTAAAGAGGGAATTATCACAAGGTTTTCAAATTCTGGCAGATACAGTAGCAGCATACAAGAGCACAAATGAGCGTGTCATAAAAAGCACAGCAAGCACACATAGGAAGGCATGACCATGCATCTTTATGCAATCCCATCAAACATAATCACCACTTATTTTATAAGATGTTCTCGCCCTTATTTAAGCAAAATGGCAAAGTTTTGTCAAACTCACGTGTCTCCAGTGACTGCAGCTTTATGACTCTCACTACCCTTGCCCCCAAAAGCTCCTGTCTCAATGTACTTCTTCGCATTATCCCAGGCACCACCTGCTGTATTCAGGAAGAGAGCCATAAGAATACCAGAAACTGTAGCGAACATTAGAAAGGCAGCCACAACTTTGGCCCCAAGAAGAGGATGTCCTGTGTAATGCCCCAAAATCCGGAAAATAAGACCTGCAAAGATACGTGCAAAGATTAGTGACCATGGCGGACATCTCATTGCCTACACAACATAAGCTTATAGCTCAGAAGTGGCCGAGGAGGAGAAACAACAGACAAGAAGTCATGACCTACTTATCATCCAACTAACAATAAGTTCACACAATATGAACAATTACGACCCACCAATTGCTATAGGTGAAACAATAGCCAAAGCCCCGGGTTTTATCATCTCCTTCAATGATGCAGATGCTACTATGGCAACACATCGACCATAATCAGGCTTCTCCGTGTAGTCCTGAGCCAACAAAAGAAGGATATGGTCATCAAGTAACCTGACCAAAATAAGCACCAGAGAATACACTCTGATAATAGATACCCACCATTATACCAGGCCTCTCAATAAATTGTCTCCTCACTTCAGCAACAACCTCTTGTGCAGTTCGGCCAACAGCTGAACAGGCCCATgcactaaataaaaaaataagcatGGATCCTAGCAACCCCccaacaaagacttctggaatTGCAATGTCGACCTGAATATCAAATAACAGTTGCGGGGTGAGATGCTACACTCAAAAGCTATTGAAATAGAAGGATTTACATGACCGAGAAATCACCCACCTCTTTAAAAGATTCACGAGCAAATGAAGACACCTCATCCATGTAAGCACTGAACAGAAGAAAAGATGCAAGTGCAGCTGATCCAATTGCAAAACCTTTGGTTGTAGCTTTAGTGGTGTTACCCACTGCATCTAGAAGATCAGTAATTTCCCGAACGCTTTCTGGCTGCATGAAATAAATGCATGCATGTGAGGGTCCACACCATTCAAATTTAGGAAAGAGCTTAAAATTCTCTCAACTAAAGGTTTTTCGACCTTTCCttcaagttaattttttttaatgaagtggaaatttaaaagaaatacaGTCATTACCTGCTGACTCATCTCCACAATTCCACCAGCATTATCAGCTATTGGACCAAACATATCCATAGTGAGAATATAGCCAGCAGTGCTGAGCATGCCCATTGTCGCTACGGCTGTTCCAAAGAGACCTCCAGTTGGATTGCCAGCCTCATCCAGTAAACCACAACTTTGGCCCAGCCAGAAAGCTGAAACTATCGATACACTTATAACAAGGACTGGAAGAGCTGTTGATTCCAAACCCAAGCTTACTCCAGCAATTATGTTAGTCCCATGACCTGTGGTGCTAGAAAGAGCTAGCGTGCGCACGGGCTCATGCTTGTAGTCTGTGTAATACTTTGTGATCCATACAAAAACATAGGCTGTCATAATACCAACCAGTCCGCACAAAGCAAAGTTCAGCCATGCAGAAGGGGCTTGTTCAGTATAAAGCATCCACCGTGTAGACTGTGTAGATTTCAATCCAGTAAAATCAAGTGTCAGAACCTATTCACATGACTTATACCAAAAATAGAGGCAAGGGCAAGTTggtgaattttaaatttgacaaaCAACAGAAATAATTACAAGAAAGCGTTTTCTGCATCTGTATCCTTCAATGAATACtgaaagcaaaggaaaaaaatttgagaacagTCAGAGAAACAATACCGCGGCAAAAGCAAGAACGGCTAAAACTATAGAAACAGAGTATCCTTTCTGAAGAATTGCCATTGGATCCTCAATGGACGCCTTCAGACCAGATTCACGTGTTCCTCTGATCGAAAGTATTCCAACTGACGACACTACCAGGTCAAAGGAATGGACAACAAGAGGAAACAAGATGAAGCCGGATGGATCTGCATGAAAGCAAACCACCAAATTAGTCTTCGTAAATAAGCAAAGAAGTGCAGTGGTTGTCACTTCAATCTGTGATTTCTTAACATCTTCAGCATGGAGAATTGTGTGACAACTTCCATCGAGTTGATTTTCAAAGATGAAACTCTTACAAAATTACAACCATTTTGTTTTGGCTATTAAAAATGCAACTTGAGAGACCATTTTATGAACGAGAGTGGATCATTACAACTTTGTTATTTTCCATGTTCACTCAGAGAAACCACAACCACCTCTGTAGGTTGTTCGGTGAGCTCTGGATGAGATTTTTGGGATGAACTTTCCAACTTATTGTTTGATAGAGGTCCTCTATTATGTTTGGTAGAATGTAGGGTTCAAGAATTGTACTTGTATGCTGTTTTCTTACAGAGTTTGGCATTTTCAACTTTAAGCCGTAAGGCATTATGTACCCATAAAGAAAGCACCTTTCCCCAATTGTTAGCTCTCCCATTAAAAAGATACTCCATTGATTGATTGACTTTTAAATGTCTCACGTTTCTGCTTTCAGTCACAAATgctgaagaagaaattttaattaGAGTCAATACTGAAGCCACAGAAGCACAGAAGCATTTATCCCCAATCAAAATAGATGCTGTACATTAACCAGTCTTTCCAGCTCTAAAGTAACAAATAACACTCCCGTGTCCTAAATTTTCACCACTCACAGTAGTTCAATCATTGAACTAACTGTGAGTGTGATCAGATTATCAAAACTTCCAATTCAACTTCACTCATTCGGACTTACACATTGGCTAAGTGAACTTTGCTGCAACACAACTTCCAAACTAAACTATCAAGACACACCAAGCTTTAGTTtggagaataaataaataaaaaccattGTGACATAcagttcaaaaaagaaaatgaaaattatgtttTACTTGACAGGCCTCTCTCTCCTATATATTGCAACAGTAGTTGGGTTGCACCCCTTTAAATTCATACTACAATGGGCTATATCATGCCGAAAGAACTGCTCGATTCAAACATGTGTAACTTTAAATTCAACATAAGTGTATGGCCAGAAAGAATATATACCAAGAAATGTGTCATTTCTTCATCTATCTTACTTTTGTACTAAAAGACCTGATTATTTCTCTGTTGGGGCAGGAAGACTTGCCTTCAATTTTACAACGTTGGGCCATTGTTCCTCCAAGTATCATAGCACTAATGATTTCAGCTGCAATACTTTCAAAAAGATCAGCCCCTCGAGCTGCACAATCACCCACATTATCTCCTACCTACAATGAACAAACTTAAGTCTGCTGCTCAGAAGATAATTTGCTTCGCAGGAAAAGTTCCTACCCATAGAGCCAAAATTGCTAAAGAATTTGGCAAACAGACAAATTTAGCTGAACGAATGCTTAGAAGCCAGCTTTAGGATTCTTATCTCAGCACACACCAATGGAAGAGAAAGAACATACAAAAGAAAGGGCGACGTGGACAGAAGGCACCTATCTGAGCCACAGGGTCTAGGACTGTGGAGGAAAAAGGCTTGCTTCTTGATGCTACAAATGGACTAATGTATTTACATATCTAGAGTAACACAAGGATGCCAAATCAACAGCACGAAGTAACACGGCTCCAACAACACTTGCATTATGAGCAACCAACAATTCAAgtccttttttaaaataactgCTCAACTAAGGATGCCAAATCAGGTTCATTACATTAAAACATTCATTCACCACAAAGGTTGTGAAAATCATTCATTTCTGGTGAATTACTTATCATGCACCTTGTGTCTTTGTGGATTGTCTATTTATATACGatggatattttttaaatcCTGAGCTTAAAGCAATGAACTCTTTCCCCAATATTACCAAATGCCACAACTGAAGAAAACTGCATCTCCCCAAACAACCATCCCCAATCTTCACTTTTAAAACTCAGTCAACAAATCAACACAAACAATGCATCATATTGGAACCCAGGAGACCTGATGACTGAGAAAAACAGACCAACCTCCTATCATCCAAAGAAGAAGCCAAATGTGTGATGCTATTCTCCATGAGATGTgtaaagaaaatagaaattggGAGTGCAAGTAAAATAACATCATGTAACTGTCTCACCAACCATATAAATGGTCCTGACctctagaaacaaaaatttacaaTGCTAATaa of the Eucalyptus grandis isolate ANBG69807.140 chromosome 10, ASM1654582v1, whole genome shotgun sequence genome contains:
- the LOC104423277 gene encoding uncharacterized protein LOC104423277 isoform X1, which produces MVRRVLSGDEQRAARSKAIQSSGAATKRRVLRIMSLAATPHSATVCRNFNPFGLRRITCSSSESNPRRGFGTKKTNKISKDGDPSSQKRKSTLDQPGRLPSQAPGVSSRFDGNYRKSTSTDLDFEERLKAVRRSAIEQKKVDEMKGFGAIDYDAPVETDDKTIGLGTKIGVGLAVVIFGLVFALGDFLPSGSDSPSEEAVVANKKLSEEEKATLQKRLQEFEATLTASPRDTTVLEGAAVTLAELGEYTKAAARLEELTKEKSNDPDAFRLLGDVKFELKDYEGSAAAYRTASKLSTDINFEVLRGLTNALLAAKKPDEVDLQAVRVLLASRDLMNSKKPNVEADGNTMERSKQNVDPIQVDLLLGKAYSDWGHVSDAVSVYDGLISSHPNDFRGYLAKGIILKENGRAGDAERMFIQARFFAPEKAKALVDRYAGQ
- the LOC104423279 gene encoding pyrophosphate-energized membrane proton pump 3, translating into MIPMDDDMESGVLRSYQDKPRTFPSMRSKPHTPRIIRLLMGINVRVLLILLLLVFGGVFYIGAKTSPVIVFVFSVCIISFLLSIHLTKWVLSKDEGPPEMVQISDAIRDGAEGFLRTQYGTISKMAVLLALVILSIYLFRTPSPQQESSGLGRSASAFITVAAFLLGALCSGIAGYVGMWVSVRANVRVSSAARRSAREALQIAVRAGGFSALVVVGMAVIGIAILYATFYVWLDVDSPGSMKVTELPLLLVGYGFGASFVALFAQLGGGIYTKAADVGADLVGKVEQGIPEDDPRNPAVIADLVGDNVGDCAARGADLFESIAAEIISAMILGGTMAQRCKIEDPSGFILFPLVVHSFDLVVSSVGILSIRGTRESGLKASIEDPMAILQKGYSVSIVLAVLAFAASTRWMLYTEQAPSAWLNFALCGLVGIMTAYVFVWITKYYTDYKHEPVRTLALSSTTGHGTNIIAGVSLGLESTALPVLVISVSIVSAFWLGQSCGLLDEAGNPTGGLFGTAVATMGMLSTAGYILTMDMFGPIADNAGGIVEMSQQPESVREITDLLDAVGNTTKATTKGFAIGSAALASFLLFSAYMDEVSSFARESFKEVDIAIPEVFVGGLLGSMLIFLFSAWACSAVGRTAQEVVAEVRRQFIERPGIMDYTEKPDYGRCVAIVASASLKEMIKPGALAIVSPIAIGLIFRILGHYTGHPLLGAKVVAAFLMFATVSGILMALFLNTAGGAWDNAKKYIETGAFGGKGSESHKAAVTGDTVGDPFKDTAGPSLHVLIKMLATITLVMAPVFL
- the LOC104423277 gene encoding uncharacterized protein LOC104423277 isoform X2, whose protein sequence is MVRRVLSGDEQRAARSKAIQSSGAATKRRVLRIMSLAATPHSATVCRNFNPFGLRRITCSSSESNPRRGFGTKKTNKISKDGDPSSQKRKSTLDQPGRLPSQAPGVSSRFDGNYRKSTSTDLDFEERLKAVRRSAIEQKKVDEMKGFGAIDYDAPVETDDKTIGLGTKIGVGLAVVIFGLVFALGDFLPSGSDSPSEEAVVANKKLSEEEKATLQKRLQEFEATLTASPRDTTVLEGAAVTLAELGEYTKAAARLEELTKEKSNDPDAFRLLGDVKFELKDYEGSAAAYRTASKLSTDINFEVLRGLTNALLAAKKPDEAVRVLLASRDLMNSKKPNVEADGNTMERSKQNVDPIQVDLLLGKAYSDWGHVSDAVSVYDGLISSHPNDFRGYLAKGIILKENGRAGDAERMFIQARFFAPEKAKALVDRYAGQ
- the LOC104423278 gene encoding uncharacterized protein LOC104423278, which codes for MQKPGNPMGALPGQEKTKAEAPGQMKKMPKMPKMPSPQDLLSHYESQGLDSRQASLKAIDDLQKLLFRVVSSSRGPRADNKAPPDQPPRRLDAVNGRLAVLEMKVDSKPGYAGAFAIGVASGAALNGMGSLFPHVLRSLSQIWTSVTDPHRHQ